The genomic DNA ATTCAGTTTAGGAGATGTCATGGTACGAATTAAAAGCGATTGAATATAGGCACCGAAGTTGAATAGCGTCGGATTTGGATCGCTAGGTTAAAGTTGATAGTAGGTCTCCTggaggctcgagaccgtggtgcttggaggtccatgcaagaggcctatgtccagcagtggaccgACCTTACCTAtcttatcggctgataaggtaggcAAGGTTGGTATGTAATAGGTTGTTACTTGTTACCAAccttaaaaaaaaccttggctgagtatGTTGTGgtctcttctcagaccaaggcgcgtttggaaccctcgtaactttagttttaagttttcgactattattacaaccattaaattaaattaaattataacataatcttgacctttcaaaagtgcttgtaaactaagcctaattgaaataaatgaactttgactttgacttttgacttagaacatcaaaaactactaaatgcgtaagttttattttataatccactATGAAGTAGAGGAACccacatttcttaaaaaaaagagagaaaagcctcttttttttaatgaatacatttttgcacccaattcaatttgatagctaatgataCCTACTATCATCCCATAAAGGGATCGCAGTACGtttccagtgaccctgtataTATTGTACTTAACAAAGGGTCATTGAACCTAATAACGTGACACTTTTGGGTACCATGTTTGACCATCGcgtcaaaaataaaacagaGGCGGATCCTTATCAATCCGCAGCTTCCATACAAAAAAGTTGGCATCCCTGTTTCATTCAGAACAAttgttcatttttaattaatcgttATGATgcaattgttatattttttcgtTGTTAGGAAAAAACTTGCATCTAGGATTTAACTTCATTATATTGaagccaaaaaaaaaaggattttagcgTCTTGAAGAGTTACGAGTTCGGTCGCGTACCTCACCAcagaaagttttagtatgaggtcaaaaaacctcgtactgcaccaggggaaagtacagaaaaatcagttttttttttattcttgacaagttagcccttgactacaatctcacctgatggtaagtgatgatgcagtctaagatggaagcgggctaacttgttatgaggaggatgaaaatccacactcctttcggtttctacacgacatcgtaccggaacgctaaatctagggtagggtggtaactagccacggccgaagccttccaccagccagacctggaccaattaagaaaatctcaatctgcccagctggggatcgaacccaggacctccgttttgtaaatccaccgcgcataccactgcgtcacggaggccgtcagtctCAGGAATAATCAAGTCTATAAAAGCCTTTATATCGCTAAGGGGAGGAGTTTTGCCTCTCGTTTATCCTgtcaatgaaatgaaattaaaatgtattattttaccaaGTTTACACAACTGGTTGAGCTTGGAGCTTCTATTAAGTTCTAGACCTGTATTAGAAGGCTCCGTCTTCCTTAACTATAggattatcataattataaaacaataacaatgacCCCGTACCTTACGAATAGTTTGAAGATAATGAACTGGTAACTTGAATGTAACGGGATTACCCTAATTGAAATAGCTATTAATGGCATTAAGATTAAGATCTACTTATTAACCAATAGATTCAAAGAATCAATTTGTGACAAGTTATTTTTGTTCTGTTTGCGCTTGACTAGAATCAATCCCGCCTACTAAATGGCAGGAAACCGACTTCCGGCATTCATGCATAaaactaattatataaatatgtatattacaaGCGATTTATCTAAATTGTATTTCTagtattttctataaataacTGATTTTAACtctatattgttatttattttattttatttgtgtataaTACCAATTTGCTTTGACAAAAATTCTATTATGtgaaaatgtaaatgaaataatGGGATATTATTTAATTCACATCTCGGCACATAATCGGCAGTAAAATCTGTAAATAATATACGACGTCTTCCGAACGTCAGCATTTTTCGAAGTCTGGTAGTAAAATACGGAAATTAAGTAACTTTTAATTAGTGTTAtgttaaaaacaatacaaattcacttttgaaaagtcaaatcTTTAGGCGAAGCGTCACTCAAAAGCCAGCTCAGGAAGCAAATTCCTCAATAGTTTTCGTCTTAAGATCGTTTGCTTCATCCATTAACCACAACCATTGaacaaattgtattttatcCTATATTTGTTCAATTATGCAACAATATACAATAACTCACAGCAGTAAATATTGTAACTTATAAGATTGTACAAGTTTATCGCTGTGTTACGAAAGATAATAACAATACAATGAACCAGCAATGACAATGCCTCTACCATCAGTTGTAAATCGAGATCGGACCATGGCGGACGCGGAAAAAACATTACGCGACTTATTAGACCAAGTACTGGACGACAGAGGTTATAGGCCGAGGGAAATCGAGGTCAAGGCGATCGAAACCGGCGGAGCGAACTACACATCAGTTCTGTTCGTGATAAACGTTTCATCACCTGATCGTGATGATCTGAAACTATTCGCAAAGGTGGCGTGCGTCGGAGATTCGATGAGAGGTGTCATGCACGCCGATTGGCTCTACGCGACCGAACGTTTAGTGTACAAACAACTGGTCAGAATATACCAGGAGATCGAAGAAGATCAGCAAGTGGCAACAGAACACAGATATGTTTTTCCAAAATTCTACGGATGTAACGCGGAATTTGGCAAAGAAACAGTTGTCATGGAAGATTTGGTGGCTAACGGATACGAAACTTTCGACAGATTCAAATCTATAGATTGGGATTATGCGAgtgtttgtatggaaaatttaGCAAAGTTCCACGCCTTATCTTTCGCGTTTGAAAAGTACAGGCCAGAAACATTTAAAGAAATGACATCAAATATGGCATTCGAAATAGGTAATACACAAGAAGAACCAGATGAGAATACAATCGCTATGTTTACGAATATAATAGAGAACGCCGTTAGTGTGGTTAAAGAAGAGTACAAAGAACGAGTAAGGAACTTAGCACAGACGCATGTCTTGTGGGATAAATTTAACAAGCCGATTGGAAAGCCGGTTATATCTCATGGGGACTATAGAATGAGCAACATGTTGTTTAGAAAACAGGTGAGAGCTTTGAATCAAGTGTCTTAGTCTTCTAAACTGTGTAATTGAGATATTGATTTTAGACTAGCTAATTTTAATATCTTTAGGTAACCATAACTTACTGTTAATTTCACAGTTGTAATTGTTATGTAAATgttgctaaatatttttatgttgtcTTATGTTATACCTAAAAGCGCACGCTCTTCGACTTCATCCTCGTGAAAATTGTTCTAAATTTTTATTCTCTTTTCAACCTCATTAGTAGTGGAACTTTTTCGTGATAGTTAGACTTAAAGGAATGGTTTCGGACGTAATAGGGATTtcaatgttttaataatttacattcaaagtttcatttttttaatttttaactatttaatacATAAGCAGATTGCCTGGatgttcataaaataaataatattataaaatttcataatcaattaagaatatttaaacGTAATTAGATGTAAATtaattgtgacatttttcatttttcgagtatgaagtataataataaacatataagcacaaaatataacaaagatatttgtaattttgtataagCGTTtagacaaaattacaaatatccttgttatatttttttttatttaacgattTCTTTCAGCGATGACGTCATTCTTTCGTGGAGTTTCATTTTTTCATGGAGCATTTAATAGCAATCCATGTCAGCGCCACAAAATTGATCCTTTTAATCTCTGTAGCTCATAAAGTAATTATCGCGGAGcttgttacttctacaaaattgctttactaacGTATTATTTGTTGACTTGacacgggattcgaaccctgaaCCGCATTGTCCGTAGCAAAACTTTGCCTTTTGCGTTTGTCTCACGTGATATttcttttcttaaaatgcacataactgaaaaaatgTGTTCCATTTAAccctaaatgaaataaaaattcttgcaaaatattttgttttacaattttttaattttaaagccaCAGCTTTTTGTAATTGGTAgtaaagtatattattatgtataaagtAAAGTATATTTCAAGCACATAAATACTTTATCAGTTATACCTCAGTGAcctttattatataagtaatctaaaatttagatataattacttgataatatgtttttattgttgttatcattattttattaacggtTTCTAACACGTGCTATCGGGATCGTGCCAGCTTTGCTGATCTTTGATTAGGATGTAGATTAGGTACGCGATTTAATCTATTGATTATATAGTTTGctttcatatacatataaatactgtGCAAATATATCTATTTGTATCCTTACTAATACTATAGATGCAAAACTAATTATGTATGCCAGTTACCATTAAAACTTTAAACAGATTttgaagaatttttaataaagataaattgcTAGCGAAACGTATGCTACTTTTAATCGCAATATAGA from Bicyclus anynana chromosome 20, ilBicAnyn1.1, whole genome shotgun sequence includes the following:
- the LOC112044812 gene encoding uncharacterized protein LOC112044812 isoform X1, which encodes MTMPLPSVVNRDRTMADAEKTLRDLLDQVLDDRGYRPREIEVKAIETGGANYTSVLFVINVSSPDRDDLKLFAKVACVGDSMRGVMHADWLYATERLVYKQLVRIYQEIEEDQQVATEHRYVFPKFYGCNAEFGKETVVMEDLVANGYETFDRFKSIDWDYASVCMENLAKFHALSFAFEKYRPETFKEMTSNMAFEIGNTQEEPDENTIAMFTNIIENAVSVVKEEYKERVRNLAQTHVLWDKFNKPIGKPVISHGDYRMSNMLFRKQDDRLQAIVVDYQTTHAGCPASDLMYYIFLGTDEEFRREHYERLLDHYHSSLEQALKRLAVDPSVYTREKLDSDMKELLPYAVLLGVVVLPVVTVESNAAPKVEGDADVNNFIMKPNELYAKRFSGIVNDCVRWGAI